A stretch of the Panicum virgatum strain AP13 chromosome 9N, P.virgatum_v5, whole genome shotgun sequence genome encodes the following:
- the LOC120688771 gene encoding B3 domain-containing protein Os08g0324300-like codes for MGSSCRRCKLRAENAYKNLDDHQKYFLMPMKADFQQAMTVPVGFVKRFKGEFPGEIKLETRNGESYCVGVVKQPDKVSFSSGWGVFVKTYDLHTDDSLVFKYNGNSWFNVVILSRFGYEKATSVVVNDESVPLHVQRSSRDVMESVNPETETMQMRSPPRERDSQRYEAKLSIGAVARLTQGGWRRFAKANDVDVGDICVFEMLKGGETCTMNVHIIRSFEVAD; via the exons ATGGGTAGCAGCTGTCGCAGGTGCAAATTGCGGGCTGAAAATGCCTACAAGAATCTAGACGATCATCAAAAGTACTTCTTGATGCCCATGAAGGCTGACTTTCAGCAAGCAATG ACTGTTCCAGTAGGATTTGTTAAACGCTTCAAGGGGGAGTTTCCAGGGGAGATCAAATTAGAAACACGCAATGGAGAAAGTTATTGCGTTGGAGTTGTCAAGCAACCAGATAAAGTATCCTTCTCATCAGGATGGGGAGTATTCGTTAAAACCTATGATCTACACACGGATGACTCCCTGGTATTCAAGTACAATGGAAATTCTTGGTTTAATGTCGTAATATTATCTCGATTTGGATATGAGAAAGCAACATCAGTTGTTGTGAATGATGAATCTGTGCCTCTTCATGTACAAAGAAGTAGCAGAGATGTTATGGAATCTGTGAATCCTGAAACTGAAACCATGCAAATGAGATCACCACCAAGGGAA CGAGATAGCCAAAGGTATGAAGCAAAGTTAAGCATTGGTGCTGTGGCGAGGCTCacacaaggtggctggagacgCTTTGCGAAGGCCAATGACGTTGATGTAGGTGATATCTGCGTGTTTGAAATGTTGAAGGGCGGGGAGACATGCACGATGAACGTCCATATCATACGGTCGTTTGAGGTTGCTGACTGA